Below is a genomic region from Acinetobacter tibetensis.
CGTGACTTGCTTAAACTCAATAAGCAAGATGGCGAACCTGCTTGGAACCTAGACCGTGCATTAAAAGAAATTGCACAAAGTGATCGTGGTGTACTGGTGTGGATTGGTCAACGTCACCTACAAGACCTAGGTCCTGCATTAGACAGTTTAACAGCACCGAAGAAAACCAAATCCAGTGCAGCATTGTCTCAGCAATACCAAACCATTGGGGTGGGTGCACAAATTTTACGTGATTTAGGCGTTGAAAAAATGAAGCTGCTCAGTTCGCCGCTACGTTTCAATGCATTATCAGGTTTTAATCTTGAAGTGGTAGAATATGTCACTGCTCAACAAACATTAACGAAATAATCGAGGTTGCTATGGCGATTCGCCGAATTGAAGGTTTATTACATCTCGCGAGCGAAGGCCGTTACGCGATTTTAGTGGGTCGTTTCAATAGCTTTGTGGTTGAACACTTACTAGAAGGTGCAATTGATACATTGAAACGTCATGGTGTATCAGAGGATAATATCACTGTTGTTCATGCACCAGGTGCATGGGAACTGCCAGTGGTTGCAAAAAAACTGGCAGCTTCTGATCGCTTTGATGCCATCATCGCACTAGGTGCAGTGATTCGTGGCAGCACGCCACACTTTGACTTTGTCGCAGGTGAATGTGCCAAAGGCTTAGGCGTTGTAGGCTTAGACACTGGCTTACCAGTGATTAATGGTGTATTGACTACGGACAGCATTGAACAAGCGATTGAACGCTCTGGAACAAAAGCAGGTAATAAAGGTAGTGAAGCTGCCCTTACTGCAATTGAAATGGTTAACTTGTTAAAGGCTATTTAAAGCATGTCGCAAACACTTCAAGCCGCTTATGCTGCAAAACGTAAAGCACGTCGTTTTGCTGTACAAGGCATTTATGAATGGCAAATGAGCCGCAACCCAGTGCATGAAATTGAAGCACGTACGCGTGTTGAAAATGCCATGCATAAAGTGGACCTAAGCTATTATCATGAATTGCTGACTCAAGTGGTTGCCAATCATGACGCTTTGGATGCGCTTCTTATTCCTGTGCTAGATCGCCAAATCGAAGCACTAGACGGTGTTGAACTTGCAACACTACGTTTAGGTGCTTACGAATTGAAAGAACATCTTGAAATCCCGTATCGCGTGGTTTTAGATGAAGCGATTGAGCTTGCGAAACACTTTGGTGGCGCAGACAGTCATAAATACATCAATGGTGTATTGGACCGTTTAGCCAAC
It encodes:
- the ribH gene encoding 6,7-dimethyl-8-ribityllumazine synthase, whose amino-acid sequence is MAIRRIEGLLHLASEGRYAILVGRFNSFVVEHLLEGAIDTLKRHGVSEDNITVVHAPGAWELPVVAKKLAASDRFDAIIALGAVIRGSTPHFDFVAGECAKGLGVVGLDTGLPVINGVLTTDSIEQAIERSGTKAGNKGSEAALTAIEMVNLLKAI
- the nusB gene encoding transcription antitermination factor NusB; amino-acid sequence: MSQTLQAAYAAKRKARRFAVQGIYEWQMSRNPVHEIEARTRVENAMHKVDLSYYHELLTQVVANHDALDALLIPVLDRQIEALDGVELATLRLGAYELKEHLEIPYRVVLDEAIELAKHFGGADSHKYINGVLDRLANSLRAAEKQQAQ